One Callospermophilus lateralis isolate mCalLat2 chromosome 6, mCalLat2.hap1, whole genome shotgun sequence genomic region harbors:
- the Mtrf1l gene encoding peptide chain release factor 1-like, mitochondrial isoform X3 codes for MRVGLLWGAARVLWAGRAVGAARRPLSCSSPPLEELFARGGPLRTFLERQAGSEAQLQVKGPELVAVTKLLSEKERELRETEHLLHDENEDLRKLAENEIILCQKEITQLKHQIICLLVPSEETDESDLILEVTAGVGGQEAMLFTLEMFDMYQQYAAFKRWHFETLEYFPSEIGGLRHASASIGGSEAFKHMKFEGGVHRVQRVPKTEKQGRIHTSTMTVAILPQPTEVRLIW; via the exons ATGCGGGTCGGGCTTCTGTGGGGCGCTGCCCGTGTTCTGTGGGCTGGCCGAGCTGTTGGCGCAGCCCGCCGGCCCCTAAGCTGCAGTAGCCCGCCGCTGGAGGAGCTGTTCGCCCGCGGCGGGCCTTTACGAACCTTCCTCGAGCGCCAGGCAGGGTCAGAAGCCCAGTTACAAGTCAAGGGGCCAGAGTTGGTAGCGGTCACCAAACTCCTGAGCGAGAAGGAGCGGGAGCTGCGGGAGACCGAGCACTTGCTGCACG ATGAGAATGAAGATTTAAGGAAACTTGCagagaatgaaataattttgtgtcaaaaagaaataactcaGTTGAAACATCAG ATTATCTGTCTTTTGGTTCCCTCAGAAGAAACTGATGAAAGTGATTTGATCCTGGAGGTAACTGCAGGAGTTGGGGGTCAGGAGGCCATGTTGTTTACTTTGGAGATGTTTGATATGTATCAGCAATATGCTGCATTTAAAAGATGGCATTTTGAAACCCTGGAATACTTTCCAAGTGAAATAG GTGGCCTTAGACATGCATCTGCCAGCATTGGTGGTTCAGAAGCCTTTAAACACATGAAATTTGAAGGGGGAGTGCATAGAGTACAGCGAGTACCAAAGACAGAGAAGCAAGGCCGCATCCATACTAGCACCATGACAGTGGCAATATTACCCCAGCCCACTGAGGTAAG ATTAATCTGGTGA
- the Mtrf1l gene encoding peptide chain release factor 1-like, mitochondrial isoform X4, with product MRVGLLWGAARVLWAGRAVGAARRPLSCSSPPLEELFARGGPLRTFLERQAGSEAQLQVKGPELVAVTKLLSEKERELRETEHLLHDENEDLRKLAENEIILCQKEITQLKHQKKLMKVI from the exons ATGCGGGTCGGGCTTCTGTGGGGCGCTGCCCGTGTTCTGTGGGCTGGCCGAGCTGTTGGCGCAGCCCGCCGGCCCCTAAGCTGCAGTAGCCCGCCGCTGGAGGAGCTGTTCGCCCGCGGCGGGCCTTTACGAACCTTCCTCGAGCGCCAGGCAGGGTCAGAAGCCCAGTTACAAGTCAAGGGGCCAGAGTTGGTAGCGGTCACCAAACTCCTGAGCGAGAAGGAGCGGGAGCTGCGGGAGACCGAGCACTTGCTGCACG ATGAGAATGAAGATTTAAGGAAACTTGCagagaatgaaataattttgtgtcaaaaagaaataactcaGTTGAAACATCAG AAGAAACTGATGAAAGTGATTTGA